The DNA region ACTTCTCGCCTCCGGCGCCCTCGACGACTCCTCCGGCCTGGCCAAGGACGACATCCAGTCCGAGCTCGACCGGCTCTCCGGTGGTACGGATGTAGAGCTGGAGCTGCAGCGCATGAAGGCCGAGCTGGCCGGCGGCTCCAGCACGTCGCAGCAGGCCATCGAGGGCGGTCAGGGTCAGAGCCAGCAGCTGCAGCCGCGGGACACCCCGCGCTTCGACAAGCAGTGACGCTCGGGCCGTTTCCGAACCGCGCACGTCCGAGGAGGGCGTCATGATCGTACGGATCATGGGGGAGGGACAGGTGAAGCTGGCCGACAGCCACTTCACCGAGTTGAACAAGCTGGACGACGAGCTGCTCGAAGAGATGGAGAGCGGCGACGAGTCCGGCTTCCGCAGGACGCTGCACGCGCTCCTGGACAAGGTGCGGGAGCTGGGCGAGCCACTGCCCGACGACGCCCTGGAGCCGTCCGAGCTGATCCTCCCCGCGCCCGACGCGACCCTGGACGAGGTCCGCTCCATGCTCTCCGACGACGGACTCATCCCGGGCTAGCCCCGGGGTGGTCGGAGGGCCAGGACCAGGACCGGCCGAGCACGGGGCGACGGCCGGTCCGGGGCGTGCCACGGCATGCCCCGCCCCCGCAGGGACCAGGCGTGTCAACGGGTCGCGTCAACGCCCGGCCAGGGAATCCCCTTTCCGTTCCCTCCGTCTGAGCGGCCCCGTACCGTTTAGTACGTGACCAACTTTGAACGGTGCCGCGGCTGGGCCAGAACGCACCCGTTGGCCGTCGACGCGGTCCTCGCCGCCGTCGCCCTCGTCTGCATGGTCATCGGCTCCTTCGCCGAGCCCTATGGGGAGCACGGTTCCACCTGGAACGTCCACGCCCCGGGCAATCTGAGCCTCACCCTCATGGGCCTCGGCGCCGCCACCCTTGTCCTCCGCCGCCGCGCCCCCTGGACCGTGCTCGCGGCCACCTGCGGCTTCTCCATCGTGGAACTGGTGACCAGCGGCCCGCGCGCCCCCGTCGTGATGTGCGCCGTCATCGCCCTGTACACGGTCGCCGCCACCACCAACCGCCCCACCACCTGGCGCATCGGCCTGGTCACGATGGCGGGCCTGACCGGCGTCGCCATGCTCGCGGGCCCCTTGCCCTGGTACGCGCAGGAGAACCTCGGCATCTTCGCCTGGACCGGCATGGCCGCGGCCGCCGGTGACGCCGTCCGCAGCCGCCGCGCCTTCGTCGACGCCATCAGGGAGCGGGCCGAGCGCGCGGAACGCACCCGCGAGGAGGAGGCCCGGCGCCGGGTGGCGGAGGAGCGGCTGCGCATCGCCCGCGATCTGCACGACGTGGTCGCCCACCACATCGCCCTGGTCAACGTGCAGGCCGGGGTCGCCGCGCACGTCATGGACAAGCGGCCCGACCAGGCCAAGGAGGCGCTCGCCCACGTCCGCGACGCCAGCCGCTCCGCGCTCGGTGAACTGCGCGCCACCGTCGGCCTGCT from Streptomyces flavofungini includes:
- the pspAA gene encoding PspA-associated protein PspAA; amino-acid sequence: MIVRIMGEGQVKLADSHFTELNKLDDELLEEMESGDESGFRRTLHALLDKVRELGEPLPDDALEPSELILPAPDATLDEVRSMLSDDGLIPG
- a CDS encoding sensor histidine kinase; translation: MTNFERCRGWARTHPLAVDAVLAAVALVCMVIGSFAEPYGEHGSTWNVHAPGNLSLTLMGLGAATLVLRRRAPWTVLAATCGFSIVELVTSGPRAPVVMCAVIALYTVAATTNRPTTWRIGLVTMAGLTGVAMLAGPLPWYAQENLGIFAWTGMAAAAGDAVRSRRAFVDAIRERAERAERTREEEARRRVAEERLRIARDLHDVVAHHIALVNVQAGVAAHVMDKRPDQAKEALAHVRDASRSALGELRATVGLLRQTGDPEAPTEPAPGLGRLDDLVDTFRNAGLPVEVARGDADLSPPAAVDLAAYRIIQEALTNVQKHAGEHAKAEVSVVRVGPNLEITVLDDGAGEDAQAVDDPDRGGGHGLLGMRERVSALGGRCSAGPRYGGGFRVHAILPVTTAKQGDRGQTPVKGGTTA